A stretch of Pogona vitticeps strain Pit_001003342236 chromosome 5, PviZW2.1, whole genome shotgun sequence DNA encodes these proteins:
- the CYTH4 gene encoding cytohesin-4 gives MSKVIQRDKDLCIGRKKFNMDPIKGIQYLIEHKVLSLNVQDIAKFLYKGEGLNKTAIGDYLGQREPLNLQVLQAFVECHQFANLNLVQALRQFLWSFRLPGEAQKIDRMMEAFANWYCQCNPGVFQSTDTCYILSFSVIMLNTSLHNPNVKDKPPLERFVSMNRGINDGGDLHEDLLRNLFDSIKNEPFSIPEDDGNDLTHTFFNPCREGWLLKLGGRVKTWKRRWFILTDNCLYYFEYTTDKEPLGIIPLENLSVRKVDDPKKPNCFELFIANCKGQKIKACKTDGDGKVVEGKHQSYKISAASSEERDLWIEAIRTSITQDPFYDLVAARKKKIANKK, from the exons GGCATCCAATATCTGATAGAACATAAGGTGTTGTCCTTGAATGTACAAGACATTGCCAAATTCCTTTATAAAGGAGAAGGCCTCAACAAAACAGCTATAGGAGATTATCTGGGCCAAAG GGAGCCACTGAACCTCCAGGTTCTGCAAGCTTTCGTAGAGTGCCACCAGTTTGCTAATCTCAACCTTGTGCAAGCGCTAAG GCAATTCTTGTGGAGCTTTCGGTTGCCTGGGGAGGCACAGAAGATTGACCGTATGATGGAGGCCTTTGCCAACTGGTATTGCCAGTGCAACCCAGGAGTTTTCCAGTCAACAG ACACCTGCTACATCCTGTCTTTCTCTGTCATAATGTTGAACACTAGCTTACACAACCCCAACGTCAAAGACAAACCCCCATTGGAAAGGTTTGTGTCCATGAACAGAGGCATCAATGATGGAGGAGACCTTCATGAAGACCTCCTGAGG AATCTATTTGATAGCATCAAGAATGAGCCTTTCTCCATCCCAGAGGATGATGGAAATGATCTCACTCACACTTTCTTCAACCCCTGTCGGGAAGGCTGGCTCCTGAAACTAG gagGCAGGGTGAAGACCTGGAAACGGCGTTGGTTCATTCTGACAGACAACTGCCTGTATTATTTTGAGTAtaccacg GACAAAGAGCCTCTGGGGATTATTCCACTAGAAAATCTATCCGTTCGAAAAGTAGATGACCCAAAGAAACCG AATTGTTTTGAGCTGTTCATTGCAAACTGCAAAGGCCAGAAAATCAAAGCTTGCAAGACGGATGGGGATGGCAAGGTGGTTGAAGGCAAGCACCAATCCTACAAGATCTCTGCAGCCTCATCAGAGGAGCGGGACCTATGGATTGAAGCGATACG AACCAGCATCACCCAAGATCCTTTCTACGACCTGGTTGCTGCTCGTAAGAAAAAGATCGCCAACAAAAAGTGA